A single window of Coffea eugenioides isolate CCC68of chromosome 7, Ceug_1.0, whole genome shotgun sequence DNA harbors:
- the LOC113777835 gene encoding gamma-glutamylcyclotransferase 2-1-like, whose amino-acid sequence MVFWLFGYGSLVWNPGFEYEEKIIGFIKDYRRVFDLACIDHRGTPERPARTCTLEQIQGAVCWGAAYCFGGGPEKEKAAMEYLQRRECEYDQKTLVDFYKEGDTEEPALTGVIVFTSTPDPVSNKYYLGPAPLEDMARQIATAFGPCGNNRDYLFLLEKAMFDIGHEDDYVIELANEVRKVLGVLGICIPKEKRLLGPSHIPLKSLVSPINLRRLPEAVAMDS is encoded by the exons ATGGTGTTCTGGCTGTTTGGATATGGCTCATTGGTTTGGAATCCCGGTTTCGAATATGAAGAGAAAATAATAGGTTTCATCAAGGATTATCGCCGGGTTTTCGATCTTG CTTGCATTGACCATAGGGGCACTCCTGAGCGACCGGCAAGAACTTGCACCTTGGAACAGATACAAGGGGCAGTTTGC TGGGGTGCTGCATATTGCTTCGGAGGAGGACCGGAGAAGGAAAAAGCAGCAATGGAG TATTTACAACGAAGAGAATGCGAGTATGATCAGAAGACTCTTGTGGACTTTTATAAG GAAGGAGACACTGAGGAACCAGCCCTAACTGGTGTGATAGT TTTTACATCCACCCCTGACCCTGTCTCAAATAAGTACTACCTAGGCCCTGCCCCTTTGGAAGACATGGCAAG GCAAATTGCAACGGCCTTTGGTCCCTGTGGCAATAACAGAGACTACCTCTTTTTATTGGAGAAAGCCATGTTTGATATTGGCCATGAAGATGACTATGTAATAGAATTGGCAAATGAGGTGAGGAAAGTTTTGGGAGTTCTGGGCATTTGTATACCAAAGGAGAAGAGATTGCTTGGACCTTCCCACATCCCACTCAAATCGCTAGTCTCACCAATCAATTTACGGCGGTTGCCGGAAGCTGTTGCTATGGATTCTTGA